In Gadus macrocephalus chromosome 4, ASM3116895v1, the following proteins share a genomic window:
- the LOC132454979 gene encoding LOW QUALITY PROTEIN: pendrin-like (The sequence of the model RefSeq protein was modified relative to this genomic sequence to represent the inferred CDS: deleted 1 base in 1 codon), with protein MEYCAPDNQYRVARPIYSHPALEREGERLTRREKTLKQRLSDKCGSCSRNRALKTFKGVFPVFDWLPRYPIREWLSGDIISGISIGLVCSLQGLAYGLLVSVSPVYGLYSAFFPLLTYFLLGTSRHISVGPFPVTCLMVGSMVLTLAPEDHFLLPANGTAAGNVSDAGVRSLVDTEAMEARRIVVASTMTVLVGIIQVVMGLLQVGFLVRYLSDPLVGGFTTAAACHVLVSQLKTVLSVPTNNHSGPFSIFYTLSDVVVNIRHSNMADLVAGLLTIAVVMVVKEINARFQHRIPVPIPIEVIVTVLALRPVLLRDLQSRYGANIVPRIPRGFAPPGAPDTALFPELLGASVATAVVAYAVAVSVAKVYAAKHDYTIDGNQELLAFGVSNVFCGYFSSFVASTALSRTAIQESTGGRSQVAGVLSALIVMVVVLALGQLLEPLQKSVLAAIVIANLKGMFLQVTQVPKLWRQSPADCFIWLSTCGACVVLGLDVGLLVGLLFQLGTVVVRTQFPACSTLGNIPGTNLYRDLKDYKHISEIPGVKIFRCSSPVYFANVDYFKDRLRAAVGFDAVRVFKKRSKALKKIHKLIRKGQLKATETGLVLTEDQSPGMENKGFQSDHDDGGRDHRVEVPVDWTAELPVKVSVPRVDIHSLVLDFSAVSFLDVVAVNRLRLVIKEFLRIGVTVYVTSCHDQVLRELEAMVFFDDVVTKDLLFVSVHDAVLHIQSQARTPAHDVISEQLSALQDNKDPCLLEKDEDLMETSDNQHTAFHGLSN; from the exons ATGGAGTACTGCGCCCCGGACAACCAGTACCGCGTCGCCCGGCCCATCTACTCCCACCCGGCgctggagagagaaggggagagactgACCCGCAGGGAGAAGACCCTCAAACAACGCCTCTCTGACAAGTGTGGaag CTGCTCTCGAAATCGGGCTCTGAAGACATTCAAAGGGGTGTTCCCTGTGTTTGATTGGCTGCCGAGATATCCAATCAGGGAGTGGCTGTCAGGTGACATCATCTCTGGCATCAGCATTGGTCTGGTGTGTAGTTTACAAG GTCTGGCCTATGGGCTGCTGGTGTCTGTGTCTCCGGTCTATGGACTCTACTCGGCCttcttccccctcctcacctacTTCCTGCTGGGCACCTCCAGACACATCTCTGTGG GGCCCTTCCCGGTCACCTGTCTCATGGTGGGCTCCATGGTGCTCACGCTCGCCCCAGAAGAccacttcctgcttcctgcCAACGGAACCGCTGCGGGGAACGTGAGCGACGCGGGGGTCAGGTCGCTGGTGGACACGGAGGCCATGGAAGCTCGTAGGATCGTGGTGGCCTCCACCATGACGGTGCTCGTGGGAATCATTCAG gTTGTGATGGGGCTGCTCCAGGTGGGCTTCCTGGTCCGCTACCTGTCGGACCCCCTCGTGGGGGGCTTCACCACGGCGGCCGCCTGTCACGTCCTGGTGTCCCAACTGAAGACGGTCCTCTCCGTGcccaccaacaaccacagcgGGCCCTTCTCCATCTTCTAC ACCCTGTCCGACGTCGTCGTCAACATCCGACACAGCAACATGGCCGACCTGGTCGCCGGGCTCCTCACCATCGCCGTGGTGATGGTCGTCAAGGAGATCAACGCCAGGTTCCAGCACAGGATCCCAGTGCCAATTCCCATCGAAGTGATCGTG ACAGTGCTCGCCCTCCGGCCTGTCCTACTTCGTGATCTCCAGTCCCGCTACGGCGCCAACATTGTCCCT CGCATCCCTCGAGG CTTcgcccccccgggggcccccgaCACGGCGCTGTTCCCTGAGCTCCTGGGGGCCAGCGTGGCCACGGCCGTGGTGGCCTACGCCGTGGCCGTCTCCGTGGCCAAGGTGTACGCCGCCAAGCACGACTACACCATCGACGGCAACCAG gagcTGCTGGCGTTCGGCGTGAGTAACGTCTTCTGCGGCTATTTCTCCAGCTTCGTGGCGAGCACGGCTCTGTCACGCACCGCCATCCAGGAGAGcacaggggggaggagccag GTGGCCGGTGTCCTCTCCGCCCTGATCGTCATGGTGGTCGTCCTGGCCCTGGGACAGCTACTGGAACCACTGCAGAAA TCGGTGCTGGCTGCCATCGTTATCGCCAACCTCAAAGGGATGTTCCTGCAGGTCACCCAGGTTCCCAAGCTATGGAGGCAGAGCCCGGCCGACTGT TTCATCTGGCTGTCCACCTGCGGTGCCTGCGTGGTCCTGGGACTGGACGTGGGGCTACTGGTCGGCCTCCTCTTCCAACTGGGAACGGTGGTGGTCAGAACCCAGTT CCCTGCATGCTCCACTCTGGGGAATATTCCCGGCACTAACCTGTACAGGGACTTGAAAGACTACAAACAT ATCTCAGAGATCCCCGGGGTTAAGATCTTCAGGTGCAGCTCCCCTGTTTACTTCGCCAACGTCGACTACTTCAAGGACCGCCTGCGGGCCGCC GTGGGCTTCGACGCCGTCAGAGTGTTCAAAAAGAGGAGCAAGGCACTGAAGAAGATCCACAAGCTCATCAGGAAGGGCCAGCTGAAGGCCACGGAG ACAGGCCTGGTCCTCACCGAGGACCAATCCCCCGGCATGGAGAACAAAGGCTTCCAGAGTGACCACGACGACGGGGGGCGGGACCACAGGGTTGAGGTGCCCGTGGATTGGACGGCCGAGCTGCCCGTCAAGGTGTCAGTGCCCAGGGTGGACATCCACAGCCTGGTTCTGGACTTCTCGGCCGTGTCCTTCCTGGACGTGGTGGCTGTCAATCGCCTCAGGCTG GTAATCAAAGAGTTCCTGCGCATCGGAGTCACAGTTTACGTCACAAGCTGTCACG ATCAGGTGTTGAGGGAATTGGAGGCCATGGTCTTCTTCGATGATGTGGTGACCAAAGACCTCCTCTTCGTCTCTGTCCATGACGCCGTCCTTCACATCCAATCACAGGCCAGGACGCCTGCTCATGATGTCATTTCCGAACAG cTTTCAGCACTGCAAGACAACAAGGACCCATGCCTGCTTGAGAAGGATGAGGACCTGATGGAGACCTCTGACAATCAACACACA GCGTTCCACGGGCTTTCAAACTAG